In Papaver somniferum cultivar HN1 chromosome 1, ASM357369v1, whole genome shotgun sequence, a genomic segment contains:
- the LOC113337236 gene encoding serine/threonine-protein phosphatase BSL1-like, protein MSYNRLNEIAAALAYLETELASKAPKLFSVPQIVNPVKIFGDLHGKFGGLMRLFDKYGSPSTAGDMAYIDYLFLGEYVDLGQLSLEMISVLLALKVEYPQDVHMIRGNLEAADIDALFGFTIECTERIVLFTISMAF, encoded by the exons ATGAGCTACAACAGGTTAAATGAAATTGCTGCAGCTTTGGCTTATCTCGAAACAGAACTGGCTTCGAAG GCACCAAAACTATTCAGTGTACCACAGATCGTGAATCCTGTCAAGATTTTTGGtgatttgcatgggaaatttggGGGCCTTATGCGTCTCTTTGATAAATATGGGTCTCCTTCAACTGCAGGAGATATGGC TTACATCGACTACCTCTTCTTAGGGGAATATGTTGACCTAGGCCAACTCAGCTTGGAAATGATTAGTGTTTTGCTTGCATTGAAG GTCGAGTATCCACAAGATGTACATATGATTCGTGGAAACCTCGAGGCAGCAGATATTGATGCTCTGTTTGGATTCACGATCGAGTGCACTGAACGGATAGTACTTTTCACAATCTCAATGGCTTTCTAG